Proteins from a single region of Apium graveolens cultivar Ventura chromosome 7, ASM990537v1, whole genome shotgun sequence:
- the LOC141672251 gene encoding uncharacterized protein LOC141672251, giving the protein MSGSGHRRTSKWDSEEVSRHFPKDRIASGSDRPGNRESQPRWHSREGNYRVARDSLNDTMEWDGESNMSPGLDDWRQQKRKYSFESSRGRSHRSRSRSRSKSPGHRSERPSLNDRLGRVASFDHRNHEPCRSGTIPCKFFASGNCRNGKSCRFSHDDQTRDSYNKYELNDYRQGVDSRANMDPLREGSKWSGSASDYNLPKRPGNRNEFYGEQKAMRSSVDDSAPRDSRFMAHRIDIDEVTKNNRSDDFRLTTHSSSGMGASMSRGTVMRGVDIEGSSNHTEDRLLTLARTAGKPEVLDTVTSEATPSNQCLMSTEQFSDLTRSLAQLLEDGKQLPEIYAALNASNALGFMQSSAADPDGVPASSSSQYDPVNDSMELIKSVISSEQPDEIALPSHEQPDENALPSQLPLSGEPSGDGSHRTPCKDVELNDNGHQSTEKHQFDDCENEKHGTVKAEEKKEVQDGSKLSDSEGDDKADEKKKNSDGKSLRAFKFALAEFVKELLKPTWKAGQINKEAHKTIVKKVVDKVTSSVQGSHIPQTQEKIDSYLSAYKPKLLKLVQAYADKVQKENPKVA; this is encoded by the exons ATGAGTGGTAGTGGCCATAGACGCACTTCCAAGTGGGATTCGGAGGAAGTGTCTCGTCATTTTCCTAAAGATCGTATTGCCTCTGGGTCTGATAGACCGGGTAATAGAGAGTCACAACCTAGGTGGCACTCTAGAGAAGGAAATTATAGAGTGGCGAGAGACTCTTTAAATGATACAATGGAATGGGATGGGGAGAGCAACATGTCTCCTGGTCTTGATGATTGGAGGCAACAGAAACGCAAGTACTCCTTTGAAAGCAGTCGAGGAAGATCGCACAG AAGCCGAAGCCGAAGCCGAAGCAAGAGTCCAGGACATCGTTCAGAACGACCTAGTTTAAATGACAGATTGGGTCGAGTTGCATCTTTTGATCATAGAAATCACGAGCCTTGTAGAAGTGGTACTATTCCCTGCAAGTTCTTCGCTTCTGGAAACTGTCGCAATGGAAAATCTTGTCGGTTTTCTCATGATGACCAGACACGTGACAGTTATAACAAATATGAACTAAATGACTACAGACAAGGTGTGGATAGTCGGGCAAATATGGATCCACTAAGAGAAGGTTCAAAATGGAGTGGATCTGCTTCAGATTACAATCTGCCAAAGCGTCCTGGGAATAGAAATGAATTCTATGGTGAACAGAAGGCTATGAGAAGTTCTGTGGATGACAGTGCTCCAAGAGATAGCAGATTTATGGCTCATCGGATTGATATTGATGAAGTGACCAAAAATAACCGAAGTGATGATTTTAGGTTGACAACACACAGTAGTTCCGGGATGGGTGCCTCCATGTCGAGAGGCACTGTTATGCGTGGTGTTGATATTGAAGGATCTTCTAACCATACTGAAGACAGGTTACTGACCCTGGCCAGGACAGCCGGAAAACCTGAGGTTCTGGATACAGTAACATCCGAAGCAACACCGTCAAACCAGTGCCTTATGAGCACTGAGCAGTTCTCAGACCTTACCCGTTCATTGGCCCAACTTCTTGAAGATGGAAAACAGCTTCCAGAAATTTATGCAGCCTTGAATGCTTCAAATGCGCTTGGATTCATGCAGTCTTCTGCTGCTGATCCTGATGGTGTCCCAGCTTCGTCATCCAGTCAATATGATCCTGTAAATGATAGCATGGAGCTGATAAAGTCTGTAATTAGTAGTGAGCAACCAGATGAGATTGCACTCCCATCACACGAGCAACCTGATGAAAATGCACTTCCATCACAGTTGCCTCTTAGTGGTGAGCCAAGTGGTGATGGTTCACATAGGACTCCCTGCAAGGATGTTGAGCTGAATGATAATGGCCATCAGTCAACTGAAAAACATCAATTTGATGACTGTGAGAATGAAAAACATGGCACGGTGAAGGCTGAGGAAAAGAAAGAAGTGCAAGACGGAAGTAAATTATCAGATAGTGAGGGAGATGACAAGGCTGAtgagaaaaagaaaaacagtgATGGAAAGAGCCTCCGTGCTTTCAAGTTTGCTCTTGCTGAGTTTGTGAAGGAGCTCTTGAAGCCCACTTGGAAGGCAGGGCAAATCAACAAAGAAGCCCACAAAACTATCGTAAAGAAAGTGGTAGATAAAGTGACATCTAGTGTCCAGGGAAGTCATATACCTCAGACGCAAGAAAAAATAGACAGCTATTTGTCAGCATATAAGCCAAAGCTCTTAAAACTCGTACAG GCATATGCGGACAAAGTTCAGAAAGAGAATCCGAAGGTAGCATGA